The Lewinellaceae bacterium genome has a segment encoding these proteins:
- a CDS encoding glycoside hydrolase family 127 protein: MRPKNLSVIVYPLILCIILGGCETGKKNAKEEPGTLSGGYYIEPVNIQQVKLTDDFWLPVIKRVQEKTIEYALEKCTEEGRFDNFLIAGGKMEGSVKGQMPFDDTDPYKIIEGASNSLISAPNETLEKLLDSLISIIQIGQEADGYLTTWRTINPAQPPAPWVKVEEGKKWESLGASHELYNAGHLFEAAYTHYIATGKKNFLNIALKNADLMVNTFGDGEVKIAMVPGHQIIETGLIKLYKATNNEDYLKLAKYFLDNRGNPDHHELYGPYSQDHIPVIQQDEVVGHAVRAMYMYAAMTDIAAIMHDSAYHAAADKLWHNMVEKKMYLTGGIGSRHEGEAFGENYELPNLTAYNETCASIGDVYWNHRLHCLTGNADYLDVLERTLYNGLLSGLSLDGTNFFYPNALESDGVYKFNLGACTRQGWFDCSCCPTNIIRFIPAIPGLIYSKAGDTLMVNLYAGNEAVVELKNNKVKVSQTTQYPWNGKVLMKVDPEKEGNFTLKLRIPSWARNQVLPGDLYSYLERVGNLSWIEYDGKKIFTEGDQKYFIITKNWKKGDQVSIEFPMQVRKVAANEKVEEDRGKVALEYGPLVYAVEEIDNQQHFDAILVADSDQFEVKKEETLLGGVIVIENEKLKAIPYYAWSNRGIGKMKVWLPYVKE; this comes from the coding sequence ATGAGGCCGAAAAATTTATCCGTAATAGTTTACCCCTTGATCCTGTGTATAATACTTGGAGGATGTGAAACAGGAAAGAAAAATGCAAAGGAGGAGCCCGGCACTTTGTCGGGTGGGTATTATATTGAACCCGTTAATATCCAGCAAGTAAAACTTACCGATGACTTTTGGCTGCCCGTGATCAAAAGGGTACAGGAAAAAACCATTGAGTATGCCCTCGAAAAGTGTACTGAAGAAGGCCGTTTTGACAATTTTCTCATCGCTGGCGGAAAAATGGAAGGTTCGGTAAAAGGACAGATGCCTTTTGATGATACCGATCCGTATAAAATAATCGAAGGCGCTTCCAACTCCCTGATCAGCGCACCCAATGAAACCCTTGAAAAATTACTGGACTCGCTGATTTCCATCATCCAGATCGGGCAGGAAGCAGACGGATACCTGACTACCTGGCGGACCATCAACCCGGCTCAACCTCCGGCACCGTGGGTAAAAGTGGAAGAAGGAAAAAAATGGGAATCCCTTGGCGCCAGCCATGAATTGTATAATGCAGGGCATTTATTTGAGGCGGCCTATACCCATTACATTGCTACGGGTAAGAAAAATTTCCTCAACATTGCGCTGAAAAATGCGGACCTGATGGTTAATACCTTCGGGGATGGAGAGGTTAAAATCGCCATGGTGCCCGGTCACCAGATCATTGAAACGGGATTGATCAAACTTTACAAAGCCACCAATAACGAGGATTACCTCAAACTGGCGAAATATTTCCTGGACAACCGGGGCAACCCTGATCATCATGAATTGTACGGGCCTTATTCCCAGGATCACATTCCCGTCATTCAGCAAGATGAAGTTGTGGGGCATGCCGTCAGGGCCATGTATATGTATGCGGCCATGACTGATATCGCTGCCATTATGCACGATTCCGCCTATCACGCAGCAGCCGATAAACTTTGGCACAACATGGTCGAAAAGAAAATGTATCTCACGGGAGGTATCGGTTCCCGCCACGAAGGGGAAGCTTTTGGTGAAAATTATGAGTTACCGAATCTGACCGCCTACAATGAAACCTGTGCTTCCATTGGTGATGTGTATTGGAACCATCGGTTACACTGTTTGACAGGAAATGCTGATTATTTAGATGTGCTGGAACGAACCCTTTACAATGGGCTTTTGTCCGGCTTATCTCTTGACGGCACCAACTTTTTTTATCCTAATGCCCTTGAGTCAGACGGAGTTTATAAATTCAATCTTGGGGCATGTACGCGTCAGGGTTGGTTCGACTGTTCCTGTTGCCCGACCAATATAATAAGGTTTATTCCTGCGATTCCGGGATTGATCTATTCAAAGGCCGGTGACACTTTAATGGTCAATTTATATGCCGGAAATGAGGCAGTTGTTGAATTGAAAAACAATAAGGTAAAAGTGTCCCAAACCACCCAATATCCCTGGAACGGAAAGGTATTGATGAAGGTCGATCCTGAAAAGGAAGGAAATTTTACGCTTAAATTGAGAATTCCTTCATGGGCCCGTAACCAGGTGTTGCCCGGTGATCTTTACAGTTATCTCGAAAGGGTGGGTAATCTCTCCTGGATAGAATATGATGGCAAAAAAATCTTTACGGAAGGTGATCAAAAATATTTCATCATTACCAAAAACTGGAAAAAAGGTGACCAGGTGAGCATTGAATTCCCCATGCAGGTAAGGAAGGTGGCAGCCAATGAAAAAGTGGAGGAGGATCGCGGCAAGGTGGCCCTGGAATACGGTCCATTGGTGTATGCCGTGGAGGAAATTGATAATCAACAGCATTTCGACGCCATTTTGGTGGCGGACTCCGACCAGTTCGAGGTAAAAAAAGAGGAAACCCTGCTCGGCGGGGTCATTGTAATAGAAAATGAAAAACTGAAGGCCATCCCTTATTACGCCTGGTCCAATCGGGGAATAGGAAAGATGAAGGTTTGGTTACCTTATGTAAAGGAATAA
- a CDS encoding alpha-L-arabinofuranosidase, whose amino-acid sequence MIRLSIKTGVLVALLFAGFWATGQKSTLAVDVSKSVTRIQPTMYGIFFEDINFAADGGLYAEMIKNRGFEFEEPMMGWLQPNSDRHSLNMKSGISTIIKTSGNSANRNYNRVLVNDPEGYVLINEGFRGMGIIAGAQYNLTLMAAKEEGNISKIKFQFINANGKILGETSVTPDASDWKSYSAVLVAKETEAKARLKITFEGKGSIDLDMISLFPEDTWNKRKNGLRKDIVQLLYDLHPGFLRFPGGCIVEGRTLAKRYQWKKTVGPVDERQILINRWNTEFNHRLTPDYFQSFGLGFFEYFQLAEDIGAEPLPILGCGMACQFNTGELVPMEKIGPYVQDALDLIEFANGPVDAPWGKVRSDMGHPEPFNMKFIGVGNEQWGPEYIKRYKVFEKAIKEKYPEMTIISGAGPFPDGEHFEYGMEELVKLHAEIIDEHYYRPPSWFRENATRYDKYDRNGPKIFAGEYAAQSVAIASPDNKNNWECAMSEAAFMTGLERNAEVVVMTSYAPLMAHAEGWQWTPDMIWFNNLQAYGTANYYVQKLYSTNRGTDLLSITKDGKAVTGQNDLFASAVRDDDNGTVIFKLVNTSAQSQEVDIQFSGARLDQDGVALILKSDHFDDINSFESPMKISPKEKPVLAGKKMVNVTLDPHSFTVLRFKLK is encoded by the coding sequence ATGATAAGACTATCAATCAAAACAGGCGTGCTTGTTGCCCTTTTGTTTGCCGGCTTTTGGGCGACAGGGCAAAAAAGCACTTTAGCGGTCGATGTTTCAAAATCCGTTACCAGGATTCAACCCACCATGTACGGCATCTTCTTTGAGGATATTAATTTTGCCGCGGATGGCGGTTTATATGCTGAAATGATCAAAAACAGGGGGTTTGAATTTGAAGAACCCATGATGGGATGGTTGCAACCCAACAGCGACAGGCATTCATTGAATATGAAATCCGGCATTTCCACCATCATCAAAACTTCAGGCAACAGCGCCAACCGCAATTACAACAGGGTACTGGTAAATGATCCTGAAGGTTATGTACTGATCAATGAAGGTTTTCGGGGGATGGGCATTATTGCCGGAGCCCAATACAACCTGACCCTGATGGCGGCCAAAGAAGAAGGCAACATCTCCAAAATTAAATTCCAGTTTATTAATGCAAATGGTAAGATCCTGGGTGAAACAAGTGTCACACCGGATGCTTCCGACTGGAAATCCTATTCTGCTGTCCTGGTGGCAAAAGAAACAGAGGCCAAAGCCAGGCTAAAAATTACATTTGAAGGCAAAGGAAGCATTGATCTGGATATGATCTCCCTGTTTCCCGAGGATACCTGGAACAAAAGGAAAAATGGCCTGCGTAAAGACATCGTTCAACTGCTTTACGATCTTCACCCGGGCTTTTTGAGGTTCCCCGGTGGTTGTATTGTGGAAGGCCGCACCCTTGCAAAGCGTTACCAATGGAAAAAAACGGTGGGCCCTGTGGATGAAAGACAAATATTGATCAACAGGTGGAATACCGAATTCAATCATCGACTGACTCCTGATTATTTTCAGAGTTTCGGGCTGGGCTTTTTTGAATATTTTCAATTGGCGGAGGACATTGGTGCGGAACCGCTGCCCATCCTGGGGTGCGGCATGGCCTGCCAGTTCAACACAGGCGAGTTGGTACCCATGGAGAAAATCGGTCCTTACGTTCAGGATGCCCTGGACCTGATTGAATTTGCCAATGGTCCGGTGGACGCTCCCTGGGGTAAGGTGCGCAGCGATATGGGCCACCCTGAACCCTTTAATATGAAATTCATTGGTGTTGGTAATGAACAATGGGGACCGGAATACATCAAGCGTTATAAGGTTTTTGAAAAAGCAATAAAGGAAAAGTATCCTGAAATGACTATTATTTCCGGGGCCGGACCTTTTCCTGACGGAGAACATTTTGAATACGGCATGGAAGAACTGGTCAAACTTCATGCAGAGATCATTGATGAGCATTACTACCGGCCGCCTTCATGGTTTAGGGAAAATGCTACGCGTTATGACAAATATGACAGGAACGGTCCCAAAATATTTGCCGGGGAATATGCGGCTCAAAGTGTGGCCATTGCAAGTCCTGATAATAAAAATAACTGGGAATGTGCGATGTCGGAAGCGGCTTTTATGACAGGCCTGGAAAGGAATGCAGAAGTGGTTGTCATGACTTCCTATGCCCCTTTGATGGCTCATGCAGAAGGCTGGCAGTGGACGCCGGATATGATCTGGTTCAATAATCTTCAGGCCTATGGAACGGCCAATTATTACGTCCAGAAACTATATTCCACCAATCGGGGAACGGATCTTCTTTCCATTACAAAAGACGGCAAAGCTGTCACGGGCCAAAATGACCTTTTTGCCTCCGCTGTCCGGGACGATGATAATGGCACGGTGATCTTCAAACTGGTCAATACTTCAGCTCAAAGCCAGGAGGTTGACATCCAGTTCTCCGGGGCCAGGCTTGACCAGGACGGTGTAGCGCTGATCCTCAAATCGGATCATTTTGATGATATAAATTCCTTTGAATCCCCTATGAAAATCAGCCCTAAAGAAAAACCTGTATTGGCCGGGAAAAAGATGGTGAATGTAACCCTTGATCCTCATTCCTTTACGGTGCTCAGATTTAAACTCAAATGA
- the araA gene encoding L-arabinose isomerase, producing MSNKELWFVTGSQHLYGEETLRQVSANAAQIVNGLNASPHLPVNIVCKPIVTTPDKIAAVCIEANTDHNCVGVITWMHTFSPAKMWIKGLSILKKPLCHLHTQFNAEIPWDTIDMDFMNLNQSAHGDREFGFIMSRMRKKRKIVVGHWQSESVQQKLGVWSRVVLGWDEMQNMKLARIGDNMREVAVTEGDKVEAQIRFGFSVNGYDTSDVMKYMDAVSQSALNQLIDEYEASYTLTPQLQKNGAKRESLVEAARIELGLRAFLEAGGFRAFTDTFENLGGFRQLPGIAVQRLMADGYGFGAEGDWKTSALLRAMKVMGQGLSGGTSFMEDYTYHFKPDRSYVLGSHMLEICPTIAEGKPSCEVHPLGIGGKEDPVRLVFNTPSGTALNTSLIDMGNRFRLLVNEVEAVKREADLPKLPVARVLWDAKPNLEDAATAWILAGGAHHTVFSQSLTTEYMEDFADIAGIELLVIDENTVIRDFKNLINANEVYYHLFQNGM from the coding sequence ATGTCAAATAAAGAACTTTGGTTTGTTACAGGAAGCCAGCATTTATACGGTGAAGAAACTTTAAGACAAGTATCGGCAAATGCCGCTCAGATCGTAAACGGACTTAATGCATCCCCCCATTTACCGGTAAATATTGTATGTAAGCCTATCGTAACCACTCCGGATAAAATCGCGGCGGTTTGCATTGAAGCTAATACGGATCATAACTGCGTTGGGGTGATCACATGGATGCACACATTTTCCCCTGCTAAAATGTGGATCAAGGGTTTGAGTATTTTGAAAAAACCCCTGTGTCATCTGCATACACAGTTTAATGCAGAGATACCATGGGATACGATCGATATGGATTTTATGAACCTCAACCAGTCGGCCCACGGCGACCGTGAATTCGGGTTCATTATGTCCAGGATGAGAAAAAAACGAAAAATTGTGGTGGGGCACTGGCAGAGTGAAAGTGTGCAGCAGAAATTAGGCGTTTGGTCAAGGGTTGTATTGGGCTGGGATGAAATGCAAAACATGAAACTGGCTCGTATCGGGGACAACATGCGGGAAGTGGCGGTAACAGAAGGTGACAAAGTCGAGGCTCAGATCCGTTTTGGTTTTTCTGTCAATGGCTACGATACTTCTGATGTCATGAAATATATGGATGCAGTCTCACAGTCAGCTTTGAACCAATTGATAGATGAATATGAAGCCTCATACACTTTAACGCCTCAGTTGCAGAAAAACGGCGCTAAGCGGGAATCTCTTGTCGAGGCCGCCCGCATTGAATTGGGACTGAGGGCTTTCCTGGAAGCCGGGGGTTTTAGGGCTTTTACCGATACTTTTGAGAACCTCGGAGGGTTCAGACAATTGCCCGGAATTGCAGTCCAGCGCCTGATGGCCGATGGATATGGTTTTGGAGCAGAAGGCGATTGGAAAACCTCCGCTTTGCTCAGGGCGATGAAGGTTATGGGACAGGGATTAAGTGGGGGTACCTCCTTTATGGAGGATTATACTTATCATTTCAAGCCCGACCGCTCCTACGTACTGGGGTCACATATGCTTGAGATATGTCCCACTATTGCTGAAGGGAAACCTTCCTGTGAAGTGCATCCTTTGGGAATTGGCGGGAAGGAGGATCCTGTGCGACTGGTATTTAATACGCCCTCGGGCACGGCCCTGAATACTTCCCTCATTGACATGGGAAACAGGTTTCGGTTATTGGTGAACGAGGTCGAGGCCGTTAAACGTGAGGCAGACCTGCCAAAATTGCCCGTGGCCCGCGTGCTGTGGGATGCCAAGCCCAACCTGGAAGATGCCGCAACCGCATGGATCCTGGCCGGCGGAGCCCACCATACGGTATTCTCGCAATCCCTTACCACTGAATATATGGAGGATTTTGCTGACATTGCAGGGATCGAATTACTGGTGATTGACGAGAATACGGTTATCCGTGATTTTAAGAATCTGATCAATGCCAATGAGGTTTATTACCACTTGTTCCAAAATGGAATGTAA
- a CDS encoding galactose mutarotase produces MTMKKKLCYSFMLIGLSFSLVQCKTDKPSEASEGEEVHAAVTIEKANYGKTPEGESVDLYTLKNSNGMEIDVITYGGIITKWTAPDKEGVYKDIVLGYDSLSQYLASNPYFGAIIGRYGNRIAKGKFTIDDIEYSLATNDGPNHLHGGIKGFDKVVWSGSELVEDHSGSLKLSYLSKDMEEGYPGNLNVVVTYTLKDDNTLDVLYEASTDKKTIINLTQHSYFNLSGDFTQTILGHEIMLEADSYLPVDATLIPTGRLADVTDTPFDFRIAKTVGRDINAADDQLKKGLGYDHCWVLNDQNNGSRRVATAYHPGSGRYLEIFSDEPAIQFYTGNFLDGTLPMKGGTGTYAHRTGFCLETQHYPDSPNQPDFPSVLLNPGDKYTTKTSFKFSVK; encoded by the coding sequence ATGACAATGAAAAAAAAATTATGCTATAGTTTTATGCTCATCGGACTGTCCTTCAGTCTGGTCCAATGTAAAACGGATAAACCGTCAGAGGCTTCCGAAGGGGAAGAAGTGCACGCTGCGGTAACCATTGAAAAGGCTAACTATGGAAAAACGCCTGAAGGGGAAAGTGTGGATTTGTACACCCTGAAAAATTCCAATGGGATGGAGATCGACGTAATCACTTATGGCGGAATCATCACCAAATGGACCGCTCCTGATAAAGAAGGGGTTTATAAAGACATCGTTCTTGGTTATGATTCCCTGAGTCAGTACCTGGCAAGTAATCCTTATTTCGGTGCGATTATCGGCAGGTATGGCAATCGTATTGCCAAAGGAAAATTTACCATTGACGATATTGAATATTCTCTGGCCACCAATGATGGGCCGAACCACCTCCACGGAGGGATAAAGGGTTTTGATAAAGTCGTTTGGTCAGGAAGTGAACTGGTAGAAGACCATTCCGGTTCCCTAAAGCTTTCTTACCTGAGTAAAGATATGGAGGAAGGTTATCCGGGAAACCTGAATGTGGTGGTAACCTATACGTTGAAAGATGACAATACACTGGATGTACTCTATGAGGCTTCAACGGATAAAAAAACCATTATCAACCTGACACAACATTCTTATTTTAACTTGTCCGGCGATTTCACACAGACTATTCTGGGACATGAAATTATGTTGGAAGCCGACAGCTATCTCCCTGTAGATGCTACCCTTATTCCCACAGGAAGACTGGCGGATGTGACGGACACTCCTTTTGATTTCAGGATCGCCAAAACCGTTGGCAGAGATATAAACGCTGCCGATGACCAGTTGAAAAAAGGGCTTGGATATGATCATTGCTGGGTGTTGAACGACCAAAACAATGGAAGCAGGAGGGTAGCAACGGCTTACCATCCCGGAAGTGGAAGGTACCTTGAGATTTTTTCTGATGAACCCGCAATTCAGTTTTATACAGGAAATTTCCTGGATGGCACTTTGCCTATGAAAGGTGGAACAGGTACTTATGCTCACCGGACGGGATTTTGCCTGGAAACCCAACATTATCCGGATTCACCCAACCAGCCGGATTTCCCCTCAGTGTTATTGAATCCGGGGGATAAATACACCACGAAGACTTCATTTAAATTTTCGGTGAAGTAA
- a CDS encoding SDR family NAD(P)-dependent oxidoreductase, with translation MKNVIVFFWSEFNQKICVVRAEFIFFRNSLFNAANKMVLDVWKIARFNSIDYPLEEWDRVLEVNLTASFFLAQLTAKQMIKNGEGKIINIASLLSYSGGITVPAYTASKHGVAGITKALANEWAQHNIQVNAIAPGYFKN, from the coding sequence ATGAAGAATGTCATTGTCTTCTTCTGGTCCGAATTTAATCAAAAAATTTGTGTTGTCAGGGCAGAATTCATTTTTTTTAGGAATTCCCTTTTTAACGCTGCGAATAAAATGGTTTTAGATGTCTGGAAGATAGCCCGATTTAATTCAATCGATTATCCTCTTGAAGAATGGGACAGGGTTCTTGAAGTAAATCTTACGGCCTCCTTCTTTCTGGCTCAACTCACTGCAAAACAGATGATCAAAAATGGAGAAGGTAAAATCATCAATATTGCCTCTCTTTTATCATATTCCGGTGGCATTACCGTTCCGGCCTATACTGCCAGCAAACATGGAGTGGCCGGAATTACCAAAGCCCTCGCCAACGAATGGGCTCAACACAATATCCAGGTCAATGCCATTGCGCCTGGGTATTTTAAAAATTGA
- a CDS encoding beta-glucuronidase — translation MYKYVIFLVLIFGFGNVSEAQTGLFTNIANRHTTSLNGKWNYIIDPYEFGYYDYRLKAYDTNNSGSPAAYYNNSKAQNKMDLVEYNFDESPVIQVPGDWNSQEEKLLYYEGTLWYKRSFDYQKSGENNRVFLHFGAVNYIAEVYLNGQKLGYHEGGFTPFSFEITANLKSKDNYLVVKVNNNRFKEAVPTVNTDWWNYGGITRDVQLVEVPPVFVLDYFIQLKKGTRDKVKGFVQLSESRIEQLKLNIPELNFSQQLQTGPDGKASFEFQLDDLSLWSPESPKLYEVAITTGYETLKDQIGFRTVETNGNRILLNGSPLFLRGISLHEENTMRGGRAYAEADALIAFTWAKEMNCNFIRLAHYPHNEHTIRLADRMGILLWEEIPVYWTIDFSNEAVYQKAQKQLSDVITRDKNRACTIIWSMANETPQSEARNSFLKKLIEHTRRMDDTRLVSAALEHRVNSEGVNIFDDPISREVDILGFNQYTGWYGGHPDDIPNVKWFFDQGKPVLMSEFGAGALAGHHGDKYTRWTEEYQEYLYEQTILMMKGMPELCGVTPWILADFRSPRRNLPKIQDGWNRKGLISNSGDKKKAFFAMQKWYKEIMEQ, via the coding sequence ATGTACAAATACGTCATTTTTTTGGTATTGATTTTTGGCTTTGGAAATGTTTCAGAGGCTCAGACAGGTCTATTTACCAATATTGCCAATCGTCATACAACCTCCCTCAATGGTAAATGGAATTATATTATTGATCCCTATGAATTTGGATATTATGATTACCGGCTCAAGGCATACGACACCAATAATTCAGGGTCTCCGGCAGCCTATTACAATAATAGCAAGGCCCAAAATAAAATGGATCTGGTAGAATACAATTTTGATGAATCGCCTGTTATACAGGTACCGGGCGACTGGAACTCCCAGGAAGAAAAACTGCTTTATTACGAAGGAACCCTGTGGTATAAAAGATCATTTGATTACCAGAAATCAGGCGAAAACAACCGGGTTTTTTTACATTTTGGAGCGGTGAATTATATTGCTGAGGTCTATCTCAATGGACAAAAATTAGGCTACCATGAAGGAGGTTTTACGCCGTTCAGCTTTGAAATAACGGCAAATCTCAAGTCTAAGGATAATTACCTGGTCGTTAAGGTGAACAATAACCGTTTTAAAGAGGCGGTTCCCACCGTGAACACCGACTGGTGGAATTACGGGGGCATTACCCGGGACGTACAATTAGTGGAGGTACCGCCTGTTTTTGTGTTGGATTATTTTATCCAGCTAAAAAAAGGAACCCGTGATAAGGTGAAAGGATTTGTGCAATTATCGGAAAGTCGTATTGAGCAACTGAAATTGAACATTCCCGAACTGAATTTTTCCCAACAACTGCAAACCGGCCCTGATGGTAAGGCTTCCTTTGAATTTCAGCTCGACGATCTTTCCTTGTGGTCACCTGAAAGCCCTAAATTGTACGAGGTGGCCATCACAACAGGGTACGAAACCCTAAAAGACCAGATTGGCTTTAGAACAGTCGAAACCAATGGAAACAGAATTTTATTGAACGGATCGCCCCTTTTTCTAAGGGGGATCAGTTTGCATGAAGAAAACACCATGCGCGGCGGCAGAGCCTATGCCGAGGCGGATGCCCTTATAGCCTTTACCTGGGCCAAAGAAATGAATTGCAACTTTATCAGGCTGGCTCATTATCCTCACAATGAGCATACCATACGCCTGGCTGACCGGATGGGAATCTTGCTCTGGGAAGAAATCCCCGTTTACTGGACTATTGATTTTTCCAATGAAGCAGTGTATCAAAAAGCCCAAAAACAACTTTCGGATGTGATCACCAGGGATAAAAACAGGGCCTGTACCATCATTTGGTCGATGGCCAATGAAACGCCTCAAAGCGAGGCCCGGAATTCATTTTTGAAGAAGTTGATCGAACATACCCGCCGGATGGATGATACACGGCTGGTAAGTGCCGCCCTGGAGCACCGGGTGAACAGTGAAGGAGTAAACATTTTTGACGATCCAATTTCCAGGGAAGTTGATATTCTTGGGTTTAATCAATATACAGGTTGGTATGGTGGACACCCGGATGATATTCCAAATGTGAAATGGTTTTTTGACCAGGGCAAACCCGTGCTCATGTCTGAATTCGGAGCAGGAGCCCTGGCCGGGCATCATGGGGATAAATATACCCGATGGACGGAGGAATACCAGGAATATCTTTATGAACAGACTATTTTGATGATGAAAGGAATGCCTGAATTATGTGGGGTGACCCCCTGGATATTGGCTGACTTCCGTTCCCCCAGGCGAAACCTTCCGAAAATTCAGGACGGGTGGAACAGGAAAGGGCTAATCTCTAATTCAGGAGATAAGAAAAAAGCTTTTTTTGCGATGCAAAAATGGTATAAGGAAATTATGGAGCAATAG